A stretch of Aedes aegypti strain LVP_AGWG chromosome 2, AaegL5.0 Primary Assembly, whole genome shotgun sequence DNA encodes these proteins:
- the LOC5573120 gene encoding zinc finger protein 391, with product MDTDTQPTPSSSELPKTTAPQRTLNDFCRICLLRKQSLLPLTSELNGTMIPEMLWKVSGTMLNVLEQLPRVICDHCLTKLDLAYNIAQEFRKQEEVLRSFCWKGALIEQLDGFQQTEDAVRVPYSDGVLKKLTFTPQKATEPAEETPKEISDPQQEKVSTDKEVTEFSGEQLDDIIEVASDVIEEVAQSDDDFEMIVEETSVDAECSPKEKKDDLVDFSQSDESQDRVSIKKETEEEDKKVPEESEVLSVLVTKVEDEEWIEEEERLSEEKLVDGNESASELAIVSCDETGDSQDPIWFDEEGRDDEDDNSNGHETSQSSEQPKRRKRKRKQSDKPKRVIKSEVNADGLYECKVCDRTFSVQKTFLNHLRNHEHVSQGSFKCGQCNKVFGTKNRLLRHEDIHTRDLSCKECDKKFANIYELRGHLPFHLKGKGKCSSCDFVCYTREQMKQHRQTSDCAKLIAAKRPPKPAVLKDPCCPYEGCDYKAATYGAMYVHKRAKHQSTYECDMCDKKFAFANQLKQHETIHTGEKPFQCEICSKPFRRLFSFKEHMAIHEGEQKYECAICGKTFARPRYLAAHVATHSTKRPFECTMCGSNYKTNGELTKHIRAKHETLEYGNGNDLIEEDYDYFEDEIYL from the exons ATGGATACCGATACGCAACCGACCCCGTCTTCATCAGAGCTTCCCAAAACTACAG CCCCTCAGCGAACACTGAACGACTTCTGCCGCATTTGCCTGCTCCGGAAGCAGTCGCTGCTGCCGCTGACGAGCGAACTCAACGGAACCATGATTCCGGAAATGCTCTGGAAAGTGTCCGGTACAATGCTGAATGTCCTCGAGCAGCTTCCGCGGGTAATTTGCGACCACTGCCTGACCAAGCTGGATCTCGCCTACAACATTGCCCAGGAGTTCCGCAAGCAGGAGGAAGTGCTGAGAAGTTTCTGCTGGAAAGGTGCTCTGATCGAACAATTGGATGGGTTCCAGCAGACGGAGGATGCTGTCCGAGTGCCGTACTCGGATGGAGTGCTGAAGAAATTGACCTTTACGCCGCAAAAGGCTACGGAACCCGCTGAGGAAACACCAAAGGAGATCAGTGACCCGCAACAGGAGAAGGTGTCCACAGATAAGGAAGTGACCGAATTCAGCGGGGAGCAGTTAGACGATATCATTGAAGTGGCAAGTGACGTGATCGAAGAGGTCGCTCAGTCGGATGATGACTTCGAGATGATTGTGGAGGAAACCAGTGTCGATGCGGAATGTTCTCCGAAGGAAAAGAAAGACGATCTGGTCGATTTCAGTCAGAGCGATGAATCACAAGACAGAGTCTCAATCAAAAAGGAAACCGAAGAGGAAGATAAGAAGGTTCCGGAGGAATCGGAGGTTTTGTCCGTGCTGGTAACCAAAGTGGAGGACGAAGAATGGATAGAAGAAGAGGAAAGACTATCCGAAGAAAAATTGGTAGACGGGAACGAATCGGCGAGCGAGTTGGCCATAGTAAGCTGCGATGAAACCGGCGATTCCCAGGATCCCATTTGGTTCGATGAGGAAGGACGAGATGACGAAGATGATAACAGCAATGGCCACGAAACGAGCCAAAGTAGTGAACAACCAAAGCGTAGGAAGCGGAAAAGAAAGCAGTCGGATAAACCGAAAAGGGTCATCAAAAGTGAGGTCAATGCCGATGGTTTGTACGAGTGTAAGGTTTGCGATCGAACGTTCAGCGTGCAGAAAACGTTTCTCAACCATTTGCGGAACCACGAACACGTTTCGCAGGGTTCGTTCAAGTGTGGGCAGTGCAACAAG GTTTTTGGAACGAAAAATCGTTTGCTACGACATGAGGATATTCACACCCGGGATCTGTCCTGCAAAGAGTGCGACAAAAAATTCGCCAATATATATGAACTACGGGGGCACCTACCGTTCCACTTGAAAGGCAAAGGAAAGTGTTCGTCGTGCGATTTCGTTTGCTACACGAGAGAACAAatgaaacagcaccggcaaacgAGTGATTGTGCAAAACTGATCGCGGCAAAACGGCCTCCGAAGCCTGCGGTGCTTAAAGATCCTTGTTGTCCTTACGAGGGATGCGATTATAAAGCCGCAACTTATGGTGCGATGTATGTGCATAAACGTGCAAAGCACCAATCGACGTACGAGTGTGATATGTGCGACAAGAAGTTCGCCTTCGCCAATCAGCTCAAACAGCACGAAACCATCCACACGGGCGAGAAGCCCTTCCAGTGCGAAATCTGCTCGAAACCGTTCCGACGGTTGTTCAGCTTCAAAGAGCACATGGCCATCCACGAGGGCGAGCAGAAGTATGAGTGTGCCATTTGTGGGAAGACGTTCGCCCGACCTCGGTACCTGGCCGCACATGTGGCAACGCATTCGACGAAGCGTCCGTTCGAGTGCACGATGTGCGGATCCAACTACAAAACGAATGGCGAACTGACGAAGCACATCCGGGCCAAGCACGAAACGCTAGAGTATGGGAACGGTAACGATCTGATCGAGGAGGATTATGACTACTTCGAAGACGAGATTTATTTGTAA
- the LOC5573121 gene encoding uncharacterized protein LOC5573121 → MRTTSTLLKVRLPQLESKVPFQEILPLRLKNQVSGKTDKGSDVACLQEMAIMFSCLKANDFNEDLCPKEVSTFKRCYKVYLDKKATKKETSSKGIVVPGKDLNYKQLNKVLKQFPTQPSKS, encoded by the coding sequence ATGCGCACCACATCCACCCTCCTCAAGGTCCGGCTGCCCCAGCTGGAGAGCAAGGTTCCATTCCAGGAAATTCTGCCCCTCCGGCTGAAGAATCAGGTCAGTGGCAAGACGGACAAAGGCAGTGACGTCGCTTGCCTGCAGGAAATGGCCATTATGTTTTCCTGCCTGAAGGCGAACGACTTCAACGAAGATCTCTGCCCGAAGGAGGTTTCCACGTTCAAGCGGTGCTACAAAGTTTACCTGGACAAGAAGGCTACCAAGAAGGAAACCTCCAGCAAGGGTATCGTGGTGCCCGGCAAAGACCTCAACTACAAACAGCTGAACAAGGTTCTGAAGCAGTTTCCTACCCAACCGAGTAAGTCCTAG